The following is a genomic window from Plasmodium berghei ANKA genome assembly, chromosome: 9.
AGTAATTCGGATTATcgttaaatttttaaataattcatttttttgaatattctCAAAAATAATCCTTTCGTTTTTACTTTCCATAGCTGACGTAGACTCATCCAACAATAAAATctaaaaatcaaataaaataaaaaaaataaaaattataaaaatcacAGCAAAAGGTCGAACTCGCTAATAAATAAACTTGGcacaataaaaatgattttataaatttattaaaaaaagtttaCTTTGGGAAAATGTATTAAAGCCCGCGCTATGCATATCTTCTGCTTTTGAGATGCAGTCATTAATTCTGATGTGTTTGATATAATTGTCTCATATCTTTTTCTTAATCTACTTATAAATTCATGACTAGTACAacattttgaaatatttactaAATCAAGCATATCAAAGTTTGTATTATCTTTTATCCcatatgtaatattttctctaattgttttttttaaaagtttaGAATTTTGTTCTACATAagttattttatcaaatatttcACGACtactataattatttaataacttattatataaatatatctttCCTTTTGATGATTTATATAagtttaaaattaattttaaaagtgTAGATTTTCCTTCTCCACTTTTTCCCAAAATAACATTGTTAGTtcctttatttatttttatatttatatttttcaatacataattattattgtttatattagtTGGATATTTAAAGTATACACCTTTAAATTCAAGTACAacatcattatttttatcccTATATATAgacatattatttttttcattttttttttccattatgTTTTCCAACTTGgatttttctattattcTAGTTTCATTTCcaacatttttattcccTTCCCCTTGAAGATTTTCtttcaataattttattattccatTATTTTGGTCAATAATATCACGTATCTCAATATAATAATCCAATATATCTATACacgaatatatattgttaatataaaaaaataaagaagtAAACGTTTTATTGtctaatttattttgtgaaATTAAACTACTTCcttttaacaaaataaaaacatatgtTATAGTTACAAACAATTTACTAACTAACATATGTAACAAATTAAATtgctctttttttttctggcggttcaaaatattatttaaagacattgaatatttattatattcatgaAATTCcgtagaaaataattttataatattaatatttttaaaagattctaatgatatattagcatttttatttttttctttatttatatgtgcCAAACTTTTCCTCTTAAGCttatatgatataattGTTAAAACGGAggaaatacaaaaaaaaataaatatagtttttgttaaattttgatttaaataaaataaataggaaaaatttaaaattatagaaaACAAATTTCGTATAAATggatttatataatatgctaTAATATTCGAAAAATCATAAGCTTCTAATGTTAATCTATTTATAACACTATTATGATCTactttatcaaaatattcataatttttatttatatatatttcaaataatatattctttaCTCTTTTTAATGAATAACAACTAACTCTCATAAAAATCCAATTCCTTAAAATGCACAATCCTAAACTAATAATTCTTATAATTAcacaattaaataaattaaacataaaattatcaaatattttatttgttaaattattaaataatatattgtcATATATTGGAACGATTATACTTATTATTCCGCTATTCAGCATTGTAaatattgttaaaaaaaatatttttttttccaaaaaataatttttgcatatccatataaaatttacCATATTATCATCCATTAAACATCTTcgaaattttaataaaaatttggaACCAACAATATAAGGGTTGTTTACTTCtttacataatatattgtcTTCTTTATTAGTATCAAATACATTTGAATATATTCTCCATATTCCactactatttttatttttattactataaaacaatttccatatttttaatttatttcttgATATTTTATCCCCCCAAAACAAATCATTATTTcttttcacatttttatatagcAATTTAtgtcttttaattttatccACTTTCGtttcaataaaaaatattttttttttccttttaaaCTTACAACTTTTgttgtttttaaaacataatttccctttatattttctaggattcttatgtatatatttatttacaatttttaaatattttttattataagtTGGATTACCAcgattaattataaatctATTATTCAACCCATTCACAACCTTTTCTTGTTTGCATTTTATGTgaattcttttatttaatattgtaaaaaaaactaataaaataatatatatatttataaattttttcattttaaaaCCTCATATTCAATGCTACAaccattttatattttccaaatAATGATTTTGATATTAAATTTCCCTTAAGTGCTTTACACACAATTAGAGTTTAAAATCGTCACTTCTTATTACTCTgaacattttatattcttcctttttattatctaaaatatatatatatatatatatatatcatacaaaataattacaaGGACAATTATCAaatacttatatatattacaaattaacaaatattcataaaactCTTAAAGAGCATACATAGAGTTAATCAGCCAAAATACGCAAAaactaattttatttttcttccatgtatataaaataattccTAAACTATTATAAGACtgattaaataattattctcaatttatttttatcaaattattttgtaatatcATATACTATGTTTTTGAACTTATATCTaccatttttatcattttcaaataGTATGTGTTTTTGTTAtttctcaaaaaaaaaataataaaaataaaataaaataaatgaataaataaataaataaataaataaataaatataattttttgcaACTTTTTATAGCTATTTTTGTTAACCCATTATAATTGCACAAAAAGTATTTCTATATGAATTTGCTTCGTGTATAACATCCCTTCTTATTTTGCTTTAgtttgttttctttttattataccaTATTAAAACCCACTAAAATGAGGAACGAACAAATATTAATTGCTTAACAAAAAAGATGAGGAATACAACACTATTATCAATGAATTTaaacaattataaatttctaaataaaataaactatAACCAAGctacatatgtataaatatacttCTGTATATTGtttacaaatttttaatgcTAATTCAGTTTTgtgctttattttttaaaagggGTTACTAtccttatatttttttactttttaaatcattattCAGGGTTTGCTATCATTGTACCTCTTTTCACAactgttttattataataaataaatgaataaaacaaaaacatTAACAATATTAGTAATTATAGcagtaaaataaaatttaataataagtGGTGTTATGCTCATTGTGTGTGTAAAGcacaaaaattaatttataattgtttatttcctaaaattaatttttattttctatttaatTTAACAATATCCACAATCTAATTTTTCtacaaatatatgtgtaCAAACTCTCATATAATTTCCCATTATATGACATGCTCCATTTATAGTATAATtgtacataaaaaatatttacactttatacattatttatgtttatatcaaaattcgcataaatatatattcctaAAAACCATTGTTACTATTTTTGGCttaaattacaaaaaaagagaaggaaaagaaaaatacaaaataagagggaatgaataaaatttcacatatttatacttaaaaaaaaaattttattcatttccatattatttacatatttatataactttttttatctatataaAAAGCTTTGTATAAGCTTCTTTGTGCTAAAagtcttttttattatttatattgctCATTTTTTGTGTGTCATTTATTCCTGTTAAAAAATTCCAATACGtccaaaaatatttttttccatttattatatatcacACCTATAACTCATATTTgtcgaaaaaaataaatagcaCATTACAGAtaagaatatattatatatacacaaaaaattataaattgcATTAATCAaccatatataataatgcatccgctaaaaaatatataatatattatatatatatatatatatgtatacttgaaaatatatcacatataatatacactcctctctaaaaatattatatatatgtaatcTTGGCACCTTTTGAAAATTTCCCATAATCAATAGTTTGAACGGTTTTAATAGACATATTTTTGGCTTGTAAAAATCGacaatttatttgtaatattttatttattttgtaatatctaagaatttttttaaagaaataaattctATGCATTTGCACGGCATTATTTCCCATTCAACGctacacaaaaaaataatatgtatgcataatgaaaaaataaatgataataaataaaaaaaataacgaataaccaaaataaattttaaaataaaccaaaataaagataagGAAAAAGCAATTGcgtataatatattaaaggCTTAATATCATAATCATAgataattaattaaatgaataaacTGTTTATAAGTTCATTttaaatcatatttttattgcatATTTTCTAAACCTATACATGAGTTATATCCACAAAATGtgtttacatatttatttatgtttataaatttattttcaccACATTTAAGCAAattatctttttatttgcaaaaaaaaaaaaaacacttTCCGaaattttcaatttataaaatacatccatatattgtatatactATTCACATTTACGAGTATTCTGAGCAATTcacaaattatatacttcattattttatattatttatttctctattatttttataattccTCCTCTAATTCTGTCATCCCtctatatatactttttccAAACACCGAATATTCAATCTGTTTTAAATAAGCATAACTATCAAAACgcttattatattattttgataattttttttcaaaatactttaaaaaaaagtatataaaaatggaatcaaatatatatgtaaatttGCGTAAGCTAATTAGTGTTATAGATGAGCTTCGAGATATTggtttacaaaaatatataaacttaCCTCGTATATGTGTAGTTGGAACTCAAAGTAGTGGAAAAAGTAGTGTTTTAGAATCTATTGTTGGATTAGATTTTTTGCCTAGAGGTGAAGGTGTTGTAACTAGACGTCCTATTGAGTTTCGATTAATTCATATTAAAGATGATAgtgaaataaaacattGGGCTACATTTGAGgacaataaaaatgaaaaatttacagattttaataaagttagagaacatataaatagttTAACCGATCAAATTGCCGGAACTAATAAAGGTATAATTGATGAAcctattattttaaacatCTATTCAACGGGATGTCCTGATTTATCATTGATTGATTTACCTGGCATTACCCGAGTGCCTCTTAAAAATTCTGATCAAACCGATGATATTGAAAGGTTAACAAGGGAGATGGCATTTAGATATGTTAAAGACCCTAGAACAATTATTCTAGCGGTTTTACCTGCAAATGCTGATATGTCAACTAGCGATGCATTACAAATAGCTAGAAAAGTAGATCCTAAAGGTTTAAGAACAATTGGAGTTATTACAAAAATCGATCTTATGGATAAAGGTGTAGATGCTAGTAAAATGCtattaaatgatgaaataaatttgagATTAGGTTATACTGGAGTTATAAATAGATCAAGTGCTGATATAAAACAAGGTAAAACAATTAGTCAATCATTAAAAGatgaattaaatttttttcaaaatcaTCCAGTTTACAAAAAACTACCACAATCATTATATGGAACTACTTCTTTAACTGACAAATTAACAAAAGTTTTGTTAAgacatattaaaaattttttaccAGATATTAAAATCGAAATTAATGATAGAATCAGAGCaattaatgataaattattCTCTTTAGGAACTAATGTACCTTTAGATGCAACTAAAAAAACGCAAATATTATGGTCTATGATTACAGATTATtgtgaaatatttaaaaacacattaaaaggaaaatatgataaaagaTTACAAGTCTTTAtcgaaaataatgatataatttgtGGTTTAAAAGTTAGACAAATCTTTAATGAGCTTTTAGATGAATATGCAGGAAAAAATGTAACTAGCGAATTAAGTGATAATGATATTGATGATGCTATTTGTATGCATGAAGGTGATAGTTTGCCAGGTTTTCCTTCTCCAGACACTTTTGAATTTCTTATTTTAcctcatttaaaaaaaatacatacaCCAGTTTTTAATTGCTTAGATAAAGTTAGTCAAACTCTTGAAATTTTATCTCAAAAAATTGCTAATCGAGTTCTAACCAGATTTCCAAAATTGTCGGAACAAGTTTTGGATCTATCTCAATCCATACTAATTagagaaaaagaaaatacaCATAACATTctagaaaattatatagatGCAGAAactaattatttatttactaaTGATGTTTCATATTTAATAGAACATGGaagtattattaatatgagTGAGGATGAACATAATGAATCAGGACCTCTTATACAAGATTATGGcaattatcaaaaaaatcaaaataaaaaatatcaacAAAATAGTTTCAATAGTAGTCAtgataatatgaatatttcaCAAAATAATGCAACGGGTCAAAgcaaatattatcaaaatataattaatgaATCTGAATATTTAACAGGAAAAGCAGCTAAATTGGTTTCAGGTGCACAAAAATCAGTTATGAATATGTGgaataaagataaaaaaaaaacaagatATAATTCACAATTCATACAAGAAATTAGAAGAAGGTTAGAttcttattttaatattgttCTTAGAAATGTTAGAGATAGTGTTCCAAAAATTATTGGATACTTCTTAATTAGAAAATTACAAGAAAAAATGCAATTCGAATTATATTCAGATTTAAATAGtgaacaaaaattatatgaattacTTAACGAGCCATTACATGTGTTAAAAGAAAGAGAGCACCTTAATAAACaattgaatattttaaaaaaagctAATCAAGTACTTTTAAAGGACCCTAACATAACTTCAATTAATATTGACCTTTTTGATGCTAACTATGAACAAGATCTTATTgaaatgcaaaaaaatatcaaagtACAAAACAATTCTTCTATGTTAAATAATTCTCCATCACAAtcttataaacaaaattttatttcgtcACATACTTTGAGTTCAAGTAATGATAATCATTCTGTCAAgtaattaaaagaaattcTTCCTAAATTTACTAAAAAACaaatcattttatttatttactcatttttttattttttacttcacattttttattctttacTATCATTATATAGCAAACGCTCACAAGTTATGCAACCCAGAAACATGTCCCCCCCTACCATTAATTCCCATATGCcaaaacataatataatgatGAGTTCAAAAATGGGTAATACTTTCTACAATTCTATCTCgaataatataatgttCTATCTcattaaatgaaaacacTGTTTCGAAATTATCTTAAAGTcttatcattttcttttttcattttatccatttttattatttctcgTAAATATTATGTGCATATTTAACATATACTACTTGactgaatatattttatcattttttttttttttcagattCAAAAGGAAAGCATTTATTCGAAAAAGAtccaattaaaaaaaaggtaactatttaatacatatttttttaatttaaaacaattttttattcccCATTTTTATCCCCACTTTTCGACTTccatgaaaaaaatatatgtatcgCCATATTTcaacatatatgtatttgaTAATTCTCTATTTTTAGGCCCCATATAATCCCTTATTTGATTAGTTTGAACTATCATATTTCCCACTGTTTTCCTTTTCACAACTTTATAGACcatataaaacaattatgTCCATGTGTATACATACTTGATGCATTAggaataatttgtttaatttaGGCTAGCAatttattacaaatatttattcaattttatgcatatatataatatattatgggtatattttttttttgtaaaaataatctGTGCAaaactattttaaattaaattaatgaaCGTATGTATAAACATACACATATTAATAGATAATGTGACATTAattaaaagtaaaatataaaaatgtgtatattcttttcacacataaatacaatataataactATATTAATCCATATATTCaatatttatgcatatatttattcttttCGATGTTTATCCATATTCTATATTTACTTTCTGCGTTTTCCGTTaccatttatttattatattatgtatatgtttttaaCTTGTTTATCTTATtacttaaatatatattgatatttataaaatatgataaattcaaaaaaaaaatatattttttttcattcgTCTTGTACCCATATATTtaaactttttaaaattaaaaaaaaaaaattactattttatttaaagtTACCAAATGTGCATATACTTTTGTATAAAACGCGTTGCTCTAAAAAACAGCGAATTTATTTTGGgaaaaattacaaatttattttaagaaaaactgcgattttaattttgagaaaaattacaaatttatcattattcaaaaaaaaatgccaTGCGAAAAATGCGAAAAGAAACTAAAAAAGTTACCAACTCCTGATGTGAAGAATagtaaaatttaaaaatatattcacaaaaattttataaattagaAATTTATGTAGTTATCATTTTTCTATAAACATATCACTATATTTATGAGAAATACCCCAACTTTATATAGTTTCACAATTtttgaacaaaatatactcattattttaaatcttGAAATGCTtcaaaatgtaaataacaataataataattttccaaaaacattttactttttattcTTAGGCTCAAATAGATCAACGAGTACTAACAAACTGTTGGAATATCGTCATAACAAACAAAAGTATTTTAATtctatactttttttacattttgtttacacaattataatataactttattttacaCCCTATTTTTAATCAGATTTAATCCTAAAAGTCGAAAATGCAAAAAGTGTAATAGCCAACTTCATCAAGATGGGAAATATTGCTCAGTGtggtaatatttttttttatttattatatttataaattattttttccctaaaaataagatagttacatttattttgttttcaaTCATTTCCATTTAGTTCTTATAAATTAGGTAAATGCCAGTTGTGCGGCAAAACAATAACCGACGTTTCTTCAAGTAATATGTCAATAGTATAGCCAATTgtatattacatatatatttatgtatatatttatatatatccaaataatacacaaaaaaaggaaatagCTAATTTTGTGTTTAATCAAgccataatttttattacgAAATAAGACATGCTACatgataatatttacaatagtaatactttttaatatatgaagaaaatatttttttttttttttttaaattatatatatgcataaaaattctcttattttgtttcatctttttaattccttttcttttaacctattaaaatattttacatgaaaaaaataaaccgTTTaactaatatttttaaattatttttaacgATATATTccttaatattaaaaaatcataaaacATATTCTCAAATTCTGAGAAATATATCATTCATTTAGCTACTACATGCAAGTATactatttaaaaaagtattataccatttatttaagacatatatttaccttttaaattatttatattaaccatcaatatttaaatgttctacatttttattggatttttcaaacaaaatgattaaccatttatatatgcattttggGCTTATATATgctaatataattatgcataaaatgaggataaaaaaaatcataaacCTTTATAAACTTTCTCTATATTTCTGttctttttcttattttatagggttatataatatgtacatatataaattcataTCAATTAgatcatataaattaatattctCGATAATTTTACTTATTATTTCAATATTCTGATATTAATACTTTCTCAGaattataacaaaaaattgcTGATTAAAATAACaccataataaaaatatagaaacgCATGTAAACCATCCAACAATTAGAATACTAAAATACATGAAGAGCATAACACATCAAcgaatattcatattatggaatatacaaatatctgaacaaatataaaaaaacaaatattatattat
Proteins encoded in this region:
- a CDS encoding ABC transporter B family member 3, putative, with the protein product MKKFINIYIILLVFFTILNKRIHIKCKQEKVVNGLNNRFIINRGNPTYNKKYLKIVNKYIHKNPRKYKGKLCFKNNKSCKFKRKKKIFFIETKVDKIKRHKLLYKNVKRNNDLFWGDKISRNKLKIWKLFYSNKNKNSSGIWRIYSNVFDTNKEDNILCKEVNNPYIVGSKFLLKFRRCLMDDNMVNFIWICKNYFLEKKIFFLTIFTMLNSGIISIIVPIYDNILFNNLTNKIFDNFMFNLFNCVIIRIISLGLCILRNWIFMRVSCYSLKRVKNILFEIYINKNYEYFDKVDHNSVINRLTLEAYDFSNIIAYYINPFIRNLFSIILNFSYLFYLNQNLTKTIFIFFCISSVLTIISYKLKRKSLAHINKEKNKNANISLESFKNINIIKLFSTEFHEYNKYSMSLNNILNRQKKKEQFNLLHMLVSKLFVTITYVFILLKGSSLISQNKLDNKTFTSLFFYINNIYSCIDILDYYIEIRDIIDQNNGIIKLLKENLQGEGNKNVGNETRIIEKSKLENIMEKKNEKNNMSIYRDKNNDVVLEFKGVYFKYPTNINNNNYVLKNINIKINKGTNNVILGKSGEGKSTLLKLILNLYKSSKGKIYLYNKLLNNYSSREIFDKITYVEQNSKLLKKTIRENITYGIKDNTNFDMLDLVNISKCCTSHEFISRLRKRYETIISNTSELMTASQKQKICIARALIHFPKILLLDESTSAMESKNERIIFENIQKNELFKNLTIIRITHKRANLDLANNVFVLKDGYLKKQKHV
- a CDS encoding dynamin-like protein, putative, whose translation is MESNIYVNLRKLISVIDELRDIGLQKYINLPRICVVGTQSSGKSSVLESIVGLDFLPRGEGVVTRRPIEFRLIHIKDDSEIKHWATFEDNKNEKFTDFNKVREHINSLTDQIAGTNKGIIDEPIILNIYSTGCPDLSLIDLPGITRVPLKNSDQTDDIERLTREMAFRYVKDPRTIILAVLPANADMSTSDALQIARKVDPKGLRTIGVITKIDLMDKGVDASKMLLNDEINLRLGYTGVINRSSADIKQGKTISQSLKDELNFFQNHPVYKKLPQSLYGTTSLTDKLTKVLLRHIKNFLPDIKIEINDRIRAINDKLFSLGTNVPLDATKKTQILWSMITDYCEIFKNTLKGKYDKRLQVFIENNDIICGLKVRQIFNELLDEYAGKNVTSELSDNDIDDAICMHEGDSLPGFPSPDTFEFLILPHLKKIHTPVFNCLDKVSQTLEILSQKIANRVLTRFPKLSEQVLDLSQSILIREKENTHNILENYIDAETNYLFTNDVSYLIEHGSIINMSEDEHNESGPLIQDYGNYQKNQNKKYQQNSFNSSHDNMNISQNNATGQSKYYQNIINESEYLTGKAAKLVSGAQKSVMNMWNKDKKKTRYNSQFIQEIRRRLDSYFNIVLRNVRDSVPKIIGYFLIRKLQEKMQFELYSDLNSEQKLYELLNEPLHVLKEREHLNKQLNILKKANQVLLKDPNITSINIDLFDANYEQDLIEMQKNIKVQNNSSMLNNSPSQSYKQNFISSHTLSSSNDNHSVNKRSQVMQPRNMSPPTINSHMPKHNIMMSSKMDSKGKHLFEKDPIKKKAPYNPLFD
- a CDS encoding cysteine-rich PDZ-binding protein, putative; translation: MPCEKCEKKLKKLPTPDVKNSSNRSTSTNKLLEYRHNKQKFNPKSRKCKKCNSQLHQDGKYCSVCSYKLGKCQLCGKTITDVSSSNMSIV